The Candidatus Roseilinea sp. sequence CCGCGCTACAGCCATCGGTTCAGCCCGAAGAAGTTCACCCTGCCGCAGTTGGCGACGTGCGTGCTGCTGAGCTTCTACTTCAAGATGAGCTACCGCGACTTTGAAGAGTTGCTGTTGATGAGCCAGGAACTCCGCGACGCCTTGGAGCTGACCGCCGTGCCGGACTACAGCACGCTCAATCGGATGTATCACCGCTTTCGAGCCAGTCACTTGGACAAGATGAACGAGGCGCTGCTGAGGGCACTGGATAACGGCGGTTTGGTTCAGGAAGACGCGATCACGCTCGACTCGACCCTCTTTTCGCCCGACGAATGCCAGCGCCTACTTTCAGACCCGCCGCGGCAAGCCGTTCAAACGCTGGTTGAAAGGCGCGTATGCCGTCGGTGTCAGCAGCCAGATGATCCTGGCCGTGGCGCATGGCGTCGGGCCGAGCAACGACGCGCCGCACTTGTCCACGCTCAAGCGGCGCGCAGGGCGGTATGGCAAACGTGAGAAAAGCGGTCATCCAGTTTGGGTGGCACTGGCCGACAGCGGCTTTGACAGTGCCGCCATCGGCCCACGTGACATCATCCCACCGATTCGGCGCGGTGGTAGTCTGAACGCCAGGCGCGGGCTGAGTTGGTGTCGCATGCGCGTCTGGACGGCTTGTTTTGGAAGAACGAAACGGTCAACTCGGTCATCAAACGCAAATTTGGTGATGCGGTTCGCTCGGTGAAGCCGGCCTGCCAAAACCGTGAAAGCCGCGTCATTTACAACGCTCATCGCTGAGCATGTCCTTGTGTCTGAAGGTTTTCAACTGAGCAACTTCCGAAGTCTCTAAGACTTCGGAAGTCTGAAGGCGACGTGGATTGGAAATCCAGGGCTCAGATCATGGAAGTCCGCTTCGCGAAGCACCCTTTAGGGCAAGCAGATTCAGAGTCGGCTTCCAGCCGACTTTCACGGCCTGAGGCGGGGGATTCCATCCCCGCCGGGGGCGCGGACAGGCCGGAACCCCCCTGGCGGGGGCAAGCGCCTGTTCTACCGTTTTGCAATTTTCTCCACCCAATCGGCCAGGTGGAGCGGGTCGGCGGCCAACTGGCCGCGGCCGATGTAGAAGCCGTGACCAGGCGGCAGTTGTTTGGGCAGGGTTGTTGGCAGGCAGGTCGTTGCGCTTGGAGGAAAACCTTCGGCGTTTCTCACTATTTGACAGCTTTGATGAATTCTTCGGCTGAAACTTTAGCTTGCCTGAGGATGCTTCTCAATGTACCAATTGCGACTTCATCATGCAGAGGGATGACGCAGCCGAGACTTCCCTCTGGTGTAGATTTCTTCATGACCACATGGCTTCCGCGCTGGCGCGCCTGCACAAAGCCAAGCCGTTCCAGGGCGCGGACGATTTCCTTGCCAGAGAGATGCGGCAGGTCAGGCATACGTGGCGACTTCAAAGGTGGTCAGGAACGGGCGAGGGGTTTCCGGCAGCGGGAATTCTTCCAGATACAGTTCGGTGGCTTCTTTGAGATTCTCAATGGCTTCTTCGATGGTCTTCCCCTGGCTGGCCGTTCCCACTTCGGAACACTCGGCTACATACCAATCGCCTTCCTTATGGATGAGAGCGGTAAATACGCGCGTCATGGCAGGTCTCCTGTTTTTTGATTATACATCACGAAACCGCGGACGTCCGAAGTCTCAGTGTGCCTGCGCGGCGTTCCACAGGGCGATCATCGCTTTCGGACAGGGCGGCGGGAGGCGCTGAGCCGCGAGATTCTCTCCCATGGGGTGAAAGCCGGGGCGCGCTCCGCTTCGGGCAGGAGCGGCGTCTCGAGGCGGGCGCGCAGGCCAGGGTCGGGGAAAGAAGCGGCGAACGCGCGCCAGGCGGCCTCGGCCAGCGCCAGGAAGGCGGCGCGTTCTTCGGGCGGCAGGCGCTCGTCGTCGCTGCGTTTGCCTTCTTCCCAGCGCAGCGTCTGACGCAGGAAGAAGGTGTACAACTCAGCCAGGCGGCGGACGCCCGCGGCCAGGGTCAGCCCGGCTTCCAGGTCTGGCTCGCGCAGCGCCAGCAGGGTGAGCAAGGTGACGTAGAAGGGGGGTGACGGCGCGCAGGAAGGGCAGGTCGGTCAGGCGCGTCAGACGTTCGAGGACGGCGGGCGAATCCGCATCCAGACCGTCGGCGCGGCGCTTTTCGAGCAGGGCTTGCCCCAAGCGATAAGCCAGTCGCTGCACGTCGGGCGGCTGCAGGTCGCGCAGGGCGAAGGTCTCGAATCCGCTGTGCAGCCAGGCGTAGGGGCGCGAGGCCACCAGCAGCAGGTTGCCGCGCCAGTCGCTCTCTGCCAGGGCGCGCAGGGCGGCGAGGAAATCGGCGCGGGCGGGGTCGGGCAGGCGGGCTTCATCGAGGGCGTCCACCAGGAGCAGGGCGCGGCCTCCCTGCAGGGCGTCCTGCAAGACGCGGCGGAGCAGGGCGGGATGCAGGGCGGAATACTCGCCGCGCAGCGCCTGAACCCAGGCTTCGAGCGGGTCGAGCGCTTCATTCCAGACCTGGGAAAGGCGGCGCGCGCTGACGGCGAAGGGCAGGCGTTCGCCCAGCCCTGGCAGCAGGGCGCTTTCGGGGTGGGCGGCGTAAGCCCAGGTGAGGTAGCGCAGGGTGGTGGTCTTGCCCTGGCCGAGGATACCCGTCAAGGCGAGGGGACGCGGCCTGGCGAGCAGGTCCTGAAACCCGAGGGGCGGCGCCTGCCGCAGCGCGGCGGGCTTCTCTTCCCCCGCGTAGCGGACGAAGCCCGGCCGCTGGTAGATTTTTTCGAGGGGCAGGTCAAAGGACAGTCGGCTGAGCGGGAAGATGTGCAGTTGGCGCAAGGCGGCGAGGCGGGCGAGATAGAGGTCACGCGCTTCGGCGGGGCTGGGTTGCCAGGCCGTCCATTGCTGCGCCAGGCTGCCGTCATCGTCCACGTTCACCGTGTTGCCATCGCCGAGGATGATGACGCTGTGGGCGACGTCGCCTGCGATGCGGATGACCTGCGGCGCGCCGAAACGGGCGAGCAGGGCGCGCAGGTCGTGGATTTGCGCGGCGAGTTGGGCGATCTCCTCCTGCCGCGGCGGGTGGGGGAGGAGGGCTTTGAGCAGGTCGTAGGTCAGCGAGGCGAGGAGGTTGGTGAGGAAGTTGCTCAGTTGAAAACCTTCAGACACAAGTACATGCTCAGCGATGAGCGTTGTAAATGACGCGGCTTTCACGGTTTTGGCAGGCCGGCTTCACCGAGCGAACCGCATCACCAAATTTGCGTTTGATGACCGAGTTGACCGTTTCGTTCTTCCAACGCTGACCGAACAAGCCGTCCAGACGCGCATGCGACACCAACTCAGCCCGCGCCTGGCGTTCAGACTACCACCGCGCCGAATCGGTGGGATGATGTCACGTGGGCCGATGGCGGCACTGTCAAAGCCGCTGTCGGCCAGTGTCACCCAAACTGGATGACCGCTTTTCTCACGTTTGCCATACCGCCCTGCGCGCCGCTTGAGCGTGGACAAGTGCGGCGCGTCGTTGCTCGGCCCGACGCCATGCGCCACGGCCAGGATCATCTGGCTGCTGACACCGACGGCATACGCGCCTTTCAACCAGCGTTTGAACGGCTTGCCGCGGCGGGTCTGAAAGTAGGCGCTGGCATTCGTCGGGCGAAAAGAGGGTCGAGTCGAGTGTGATCGCGTCTTCCTGAACCAAACCGCCGTTATCCAGGGTGCTCAGCAGCGCCTCGTTCATCTTGTCCAAGTGACTGGTTCGAAAGCGGTGATACATCCGGTTGAGCGTGCTGTAGTCCGGCACAGCGGTCAGCTCCAAGGCGTCGCGGAGTTCCTGGCTCATCAACAGCAACGCTTCAAAGTCGCGGTAGCTCATCTTGAAGTAGAAGCTCAGCAGCACGCACGTCGCCAACTGCGGCAGAGTGAACTTCTTCGGGCTGAACCGATGGCTGTAGCGCGGGAGCGCCGCCTGCGTCTGGGCGTAGATGATCCGCGCGGCTTTCACATGCCGACGCTCACGCAGTTGTCTACCTTTGGTTTTGGCATTCATCGCTTCGCATTATGCGAGGTTTTCGACTGAGCAACAATATTCCCTTAACCTGGTCCCTCTTTTGAGGTCTGATACTCAGTCCATACGACCAACGGTCCTTCCAAGCGGGGTTGGAGCTGAGAAATAGGGCCGCTTGTAAGGCTGTGGCCAAGGTTACTCCAGTAGGCGCTTCATCTGCTTGTAAGCAGGCAGTGCTAAAGCTTAGCATCATGACCAATACAAAACCGAAGAGGATTTTGATTTTCATGGTGTTCATCCTATCCTCAGAATTTCGTAGAATACAACTACTTCTAAGAGGTAGCGGCCTAACGGCATGCGCGTGGGCCGCAACGCGAAGCGCTGTTGGCTCGACGCGCTTATTGGGCGGTCAAAATCGCTGCCCAACCATGCTTGGGTCTATTTCAGTTTGGGGGCGAAGAATAGGCAGCAGACCACATCGCGTCAAAGGCGTGACCCATGACGGCCGCCCGAATCGGGAGCAGACGCTCGATGCCGGGACGGCTCCAGCGCATCCCGCTACCGGCGAAGCGATGACGGAATTGCTTGCAGGCGCTCTCGACCACGCCGCTGCCGATCGGCCAGCCATCTTCGCGCAGGCTCTGGTATTGCATGCGTCGCCGGTTGTTCCCGAAGTAGCCCGCTTCACGCCGTAGCATCTCGGCGTGCTGGGGATGGGTATGGGCGGCCTGACGGAGTCGAGCCGCAATCCGGTCGGCATGGCCCTGGAACAAGAGGGTTTCGTGGGCACGATACCAAGCCTGGGCCGCCGGGCTGCCTGCTGCGTGCAGGCCGTGAGCGACCTGCCACAGATGCTGGCTGGCGTGATACCAGTCCACGGCTTGTCGGCTGTCGTAGAAGTGCTCGCTGAGCAGATTCCAAATCCACGCGGCGCCATCGCCCAAGGCGATGGTGTCACGTGCCTGCGTCCAGCCGCGACGTTGGGCGGCCGTCCACAACACCTGGCCGAACCGTTCCGGCCCGCCCAGATGGGCGACGTAGCTGGCGCGGACGGCGTGGGCCGTGTCAACCCACTCCTCGCTCTGGCGATCCCAAGTCGGCTGTAGCACGACATCGAACACGCACCCCACCTTGAGTTCCTTCCAGCCTTCGCCACGCACATGAACCGTTGCTCCGTCCAGGGCGACACCCATCTTGCCCGGCACGGTCGCCGCCTCGGCGGTGCGCCCGCCGCCGTCCGCCAGGGCGCGTTGTGTGGCTTCTACCCCCCGAAAGCGCTCTCCCCATACCGCCACCCGCCGCCACACACTGCTGTCGGACATGACCAGCCCGCCCACCTGTCCCAGGATGCGCTCCGCTTCCTCAAACGTCACCAGCCCGCTCAGCCACACCGCCTGCTTGGCCACCTGTTCGCTCCAGTGCTTGTCCCACACCGCCAGCTGCCGATCGAGGGGGGAAAAGCCCGACGCGGCAGGCTTCACAGTAGTAGTATCCTCGCTGCACGGACAGGCTGCCCACGCGGCTCTCGACCGTGTTCCGCTTGCGGCCTTTGGAGTGCATCTCCCGCCCGCACTGCGGACAGACCGGCCCCGGCACCGGGCGGCTCGCCTCTTGCGCCTCGATCACGGTGACCGCCATCGCCTCGCTCATCCGCTTGCGCAGCTTCAGGATCACCTCCTCGATCTGCGTCAGCGTCGGCTGGCCGGCCTGTTCATTCCAGTCCAGCAATTCATCGATCACGGCCTCCGCTTCTCGCATCAGCACCGCTTTCATCTCGCCTCGCCGTGGCGAAGACGCTGACTTGCGCTGTGTCGTCGCCCTGGTCTCTTTCATGGCACACCTCCCGGATATAACTGTCCTCGCATTATGCCCGCAGCGGCCTGCGGCTTGTCGTCCCTCGCTGAGATGCCGGTCTGTCAATCCACGACGACGTCCGTGATCTTCGGATGTTCACGCGGGCGAGGTCAATCTGCGCGCTTTTTGAGTGCGCTCCTGCCCCAAAACTGAAATGCACCCACCATGCTTCACAATCGCAGCGCTCGTCTGAAAGCGTCTTCCAATCTCTCAACTTGCTCAACTATAAGCCAACAAGATTTGTAAAACTCATCAGCGGTGAGAGATGCTTCTAGTATATTGTGCATATATTCAAGTATTTCTTTGTCACCGATTTTTTCGATGCACCAAAAGCCACGCTTATTTGTTGAGTTGTCTTTCAGCGCTATGGCCAATATGAACTGAGGGAAGTCATCAAGAGCGTCCAAAGCAACTATCGTTGGACAGGATAGTTCCCACATATCCCCATATGGAACGACAAACAAAGGCTGTGTATGCCCACGAACATTGAAAAGGAACTTGGCCCTCGAGGCTTTTAGATCTACAATCTTGAGGCCACTTTCTGAGGCCAGCTTCTTAATCTTACGTTCGAACGGACTGTCAAACATTTTGTCGCCTACTGTGTCATACTTCCAAGAGCTGCACGCCCTATCCAACTGGCCGCCCAACTAGTAGTTATGCGGAAATCCGCCTAATTCCCTTTAGACTACTCCCTCCGCCTAATCCCCCCAAGTCGTTTGGGATTTTAGGCAGAATGAGTTGCTCAGTTGCAAACCCAACGATTCGAGGACGCACTCAGCGGTGCGCGTTGTAGATGAAGGACTTAACGCGGCCTTCGCGATTTTGTCAGGCGCGCGTGACCGAACCAATGGCATCGCCGAATTGGCGTTTTGTGTTGACATAGCGACATTCTCCTCACAAGTGTCGCTGCCGCTTCCGCGCACCGTCAGGCGCGTGCAGCGCTGCATCTCTCCATGGAGTAATTTACTCATCCGGCACGCCGAGCACAAGCGGGAAAACCCTCAATTTCCACATGCCACGCCTCAACGCGCCTAGCGCCGCACCGCCGGCAAATACAGCGTGCGCATCTCGCTCAGCACCAGCGTGTAGGCCACGCCATCCCCGGCCAGCCGATCGCCGGCCCACTGGCGCACCCGCGCGTAATACCAGCCGTCGCTGGCCGGCCTCCACGCGGCCGAACGGGCCTGGCCTCAGCGGCCGGATACGGCGAAGGCCTGGGCGGAGAGACAACCGAACGCGCTGTGGGCCGGCGGAGCGCAGGCCGTTGCGGAAGCGGTGCGAGGGCTGCCTCAGGCTGAGGCGGCGGAGCTGGCGAGCGACTTTGCCAAGAATGCGGAGCGGATGCGTTATGCAGAGTTCCGTGCGCAAGGGCTGCCGATTGGCAGCGGCGTGGTGGAGAGCGGCTGCAAGACGGTGATACAGCGACGTTTGTGCCGGGGCTGGGAACGGCGGCATGCTGCGGCCATGCTCGCCGTCTGGTGTGAACTGCACAGCAATCGGCTAGACGCCGCAATCCGTCAGTGCCGCCGGCGGTGACTGTCACAAATCTGCGCTACACCCATCGGTATTTTCAGGTCTTTCATTGCATCCTCCAAACGACAAGCGGGCTAACGGCTTGCCGCTCAGCCGCACGCGGAGCGAGCGAAGCGTGTCGGCTGGAGCGGCGGGTTGGGCGCTTTGGGGGCCTGGGACAGAAGCCCCATTCCTCCCAGGCCCCCTGCTCTCTCACGCCGCTACGCTTCTCACGGCCCCGCCGGCGTGATGTACACGTCGTCGAAGTAGCGGGTGCCGGTAGCATTGGCCCAGCCGTTCCACGAACCGATGCGTGGCACAAAGTTGGTGGTCATCTTCAACGTCCCGGCGTTGCTCGGTATGTGGCAACCCAGCCAATTGTTGTCCAGGTAGAAGCAGACCTGTGCTGTGTTTGGGTTAATCTCGATACGCGCAGTATACCAGGTGTCAAAGCTGAGCGGATACGGCCAGCCCACTCCGTACTCGGCCTGATAGTTGCCCGGCGTGTAGTTCGTGATATCACACCCAAAGTCTGGTTGGCCGCCATAGGCGTTCAGGCCACACTGCGTCCACCAGCCGCTGCCATTCACATCGCTCATAATCTGAATTTTGGCGCCGGTGCCGTATGCGCCGCTGCTCAGCCTTAGTCTGGCTTGAAAGCGCCGGATCTGGCCGATCGTCCGTTCCATCGGTACCGCCAGCGGCAGGTCCAGCCCAACGTTAGCTGGCGTGCTGAGGGTGTTGGTGATGATCAGCACACCGTTCTGCTGCCGCGCGCTGAAGTAGTTGCCATTCCCCCAGAACTGCCACTTGATGGGGTTGTAGAAGCCGTTGTAGGCCGGGTTGTTGAAGTCGTCGTAAAGGGCCATCAGCGGGTTGTAGTTCCGCGTCACCAGCGGCAGGAAAAGGCGATGGGCGATCTGGATGTAGGCCGGGCGGGTCTTCACATCCGTATCCACCTCGTCCTGAACGGTAAGGGTGACGGTGTAGGCCCCCGGCGCGGTATAGGTGTGGGCGACGGGATCGGTGTGGTTCACCACCAACGCGGGCGAGCCGTCGCCAAAGTCCCAGGTGGCGGTGATCACGTCGCCGCCGGCCAGGTTGGTGAAGGTGACCGTAGTCCCCGGCGCGCCGACCGTCGGGCTGGCGGTAAAGTCGGCGGTGACCGTCTTCTTCCACACCTCCCCGCCGTTGGCCCAGTTGGTGGTGCCAAGATAGAGGCGATCGTCATGGACTGCCATCGCTCCGAACCAGATATAAGGGTTGTTACTGTCCCCCAAACCGGCATCCAATGCCGCCGGCTCCCAGTCCGTACCGTTAGCCGTTCGCCAA is a genomic window containing:
- a CDS encoding HicB family protein, whose protein sequence is MTRVFTALIHKEGDWYVAECSEVGTASQGKTIEEAIENLKEATELYLEEFPLPETPRPFLTTFEVATYA